A stretch of the Deinococcus sp. Leaf326 genome encodes the following:
- a CDS encoding S1C family serine protease: MKPSGLGKKGVAVLLVLAGLGLGATVLRDQVPVGQAQTGTPGQAAPTATTAGTAALNEDGAKLQNEANTVQVVGEYEPGLVFISTEQEVATQDPMAWMYGGDSGTQVQTGVGSGFFVNAQGDILTNYHVVAGESGQGSADRILIRVMNREEAVPAKVIGLAPQYDLALIRPEGLDAGDIKPIPLGDSDTLKVGQKAIAMGAPFGLDFSVTEGIVSSTARQIPIGFGGGGAGITQKAIQTDAAINPGNSGGPLLDSGGRVIGINTQIISPGVQSGGTGQSAGVGFAIPINAAKNLLPRLQAANGGVVLAPVIGVQAGLVAQARGGQIPVGLSALTSSGKQQLELPETGLVVGQVSPDSPASRAGLRGGTRTEDFRGGQVALGGDVITGADGEPVDGIEDLQAALIDKKEGDTVTLKVVRAGQTRDVTVTLDASAFAGR; this comes from the coding sequence ATGAAGCCGAGTGGGCTGGGAAAAAAGGGAGTCGCGGTGCTGCTGGTGCTCGCGGGACTGGGGCTGGGCGCGACGGTGCTGCGCGATCAGGTACCTGTGGGACAGGCGCAGACGGGAACGCCCGGGCAGGCGGCGCCGACGGCCACCACGGCAGGCACGGCCGCACTGAACGAGGACGGAGCCAAGCTCCAGAACGAGGCCAACACGGTGCAGGTGGTGGGCGAGTACGAGCCGGGGCTGGTGTTCATCAGCACCGAGCAGGAGGTCGCCACCCAGGACCCGATGGCCTGGATGTACGGCGGCGACTCGGGCACCCAGGTGCAGACCGGCGTGGGCAGCGGCTTTTTCGTCAATGCACAGGGCGACATCCTGACCAACTACCACGTCGTCGCGGGCGAGTCGGGGCAGGGGTCGGCCGACCGCATCCTCATCCGGGTGATGAACCGCGAGGAGGCGGTGCCGGCCAAAGTCATCGGCCTCGCGCCGCAGTACGACCTCGCCCTCATCCGGCCCGAGGGCCTGGACGCGGGGGACATCAAGCCCATTCCACTGGGGGACAGCGACACGTTGAAGGTCGGCCAGAAGGCGATCGCGATGGGCGCGCCCTTCGGGCTGGACTTCAGCGTGACCGAGGGCATCGTGAGCAGCACCGCCCGCCAGATTCCCATCGGCTTCGGCGGCGGCGGCGCGGGCATCACCCAGAAGGCCATCCAGACCGACGCGGCCATCAACCCCGGCAACAGCGGCGGGCCTCTGCTCGACAGCGGCGGGCGCGTCATCGGGATCAACACCCAGATCATCAGCCCCGGCGTGCAGAGCGGCGGCACCGGCCAGAGCGCGGGCGTGGGGTTCGCCATTCCCATCAACGCGGCCAAAAATCTGCTGCCCCGGCTCCAGGCGGCGAATGGGGGCGTGGTACTCGCCCCGGTTATCGGCGTGCAGGCCGGCCTCGTCGCCCAGGCGCGCGGCGGCCAGATCCCGGTGGGCCTGAGTGCCCTGACGAGCAGCGGCAAGCAGCAACTGGAACTCCCAGAGACGGGGCTGGTCGTGGGTCAGGTCTCGCCCGACTCGCCGGCCTCGCGCGCCGGTCTGCGCGGCGGCACCCGGACCGAGGACTTCCGGGGCGGGCAGGTGGCCCTGGGCGGCGACGTGATCACCGGGGCGGACGGCGAACCGGTGGACGGTATCGAAGATCTCCAGGCCGCACTGATCGACAAGAAGGAGGGCGACACCGTGACCCTGAAGGTGGTCCGTGCTGGACAGACCCGTGACGTGACGGTCACCCTGGACGCCAGCGCCTTCGCCGGCCGCTAG